One Amorphoplanes digitatis genomic window carries:
- a CDS encoding ATP-binding protein has protein sequence MSSEVRHLVDSGQTYPVVRLAGILDAVTAPLVRSILIDFLAGQPEAVVVDVAELSVRDPATVSVLSGLAAEVADWPGSRLMICAVAEGETWNGTGLPVWPTAADAFAALGAPAPGHFLDLALEPQVGAARRSRQLVTEACGRWELPGLAGPACTVVTEMVNNVVVHARTPMTVLLGLRGDTVTVAVRDHSADVPRFSGDPVPVTSYGGRGLLLIDSVARRWGSLPLTGGKVVWAVLEGEQEQPTEVSSVGMAGHARG, from the coding sequence ATGTCGAGCGAGGTCCGGCACCTGGTGGACAGCGGGCAGACCTATCCGGTCGTCCGGCTGGCCGGGATCCTCGATGCCGTCACCGCGCCGCTCGTGCGATCCATCCTGATCGACTTCCTGGCCGGCCAGCCCGAGGCGGTCGTCGTCGACGTTGCCGAGCTGAGCGTCCGCGACCCGGCAACGGTCTCCGTCCTGAGCGGCCTCGCCGCGGAGGTCGCCGACTGGCCCGGCAGCCGCCTGATGATCTGCGCGGTCGCGGAGGGCGAGACCTGGAACGGCACCGGGCTGCCGGTCTGGCCCACCGCGGCGGACGCCTTCGCCGCGCTCGGCGCCCCGGCACCGGGACACTTCCTCGACCTCGCCCTGGAGCCACAGGTCGGCGCGGCCAGGCGCTCGCGCCAACTGGTCACCGAGGCGTGTGGCCGCTGGGAACTGCCCGGGCTGGCCGGGCCGGCCTGCACGGTGGTCACCGAAATGGTCAACAACGTCGTCGTGCATGCCCGCACGCCGATGACGGTCCTGCTCGGGCTGCGCGGCGACACGGTGACCGTGGCCGTGCGCGACCACTCGGCGGACGTGCCGCGCTTCTCCGGCGACCCGGTGCCGGTCACCTCGTACGGCGGACGCGGCCTGCTGCTCATCGACTCGGTGGCCCGGCGCTGGGGCAGTCTGCCGCTGACCGGCGGAAAGGTCGTCTGGGCGGTGCTCGAGGGCGAGCAGGAGCAGCCGACGGAAGTCTCCAGCGTGGGTATGGCGGGGCACGCTCGCGGGTAG
- the hisN gene encoding histidinol-phosphatase yields MASYADDLALAHLLADTADSISMARFRALDLRVEAKPDLTPVSDADTAVEKAIRGTLSRARPRDGVLGEEFGMSTPPAGQGNRHWVIDPIDGTKNFIRGVPVWGTLIALMEGERPVAGLVSAPALGRRWWGAVGHGAFAGRHQRAANKISVSAVRKLGDASFCYASLPAWEEAGRLEPMLGIMRDAWRSRAYGDFYGYMLLAEGALDVMVEPELSLWDVAALIPIVTEAGGAFTDLDGQRAPGDGSAIATNGHLHSEILGRLTRATA; encoded by the coding sequence ATGGCCTCGTATGCCGATGACCTCGCCCTCGCCCACCTGCTCGCCGACACGGCCGACTCGATCTCCATGGCCCGGTTCCGCGCGCTGGACCTGCGCGTCGAGGCCAAGCCCGACCTCACGCCGGTCTCCGATGCGGACACCGCCGTCGAGAAGGCGATCCGCGGGACGCTGTCGCGGGCCCGGCCCCGCGACGGCGTGCTCGGCGAGGAGTTCGGCATGTCGACCCCGCCCGCCGGGCAGGGCAACCGGCACTGGGTGATCGACCCGATCGACGGCACCAAGAACTTCATCCGCGGCGTGCCGGTCTGGGGCACCCTGATCGCCCTGATGGAGGGCGAGCGACCGGTCGCCGGCCTGGTGTCCGCGCCCGCGCTGGGCCGGCGCTGGTGGGGTGCGGTGGGGCACGGCGCCTTCGCCGGCCGGCACCAGCGCGCCGCCAACAAGATCTCCGTCTCCGCCGTGCGCAAGCTCGGCGACGCCAGCTTCTGCTACGCGAGCCTGCCGGCCTGGGAGGAGGCCGGCCGGCTCGAGCCGATGCTCGGCATCATGCGTGACGCCTGGCGCAGCCGGGCCTACGGCGACTTCTACGGCTACATGCTGCTCGCCGAGGGCGCCCTCGACGTCATGGTCGAGCCCGAGCTGTCGCTCTGGGACGTCGCGGCGCTGATCCCGATCGTCACCGAGGCCGGCGGCGCGTTCACCGACCTCGACGGGCAGCGCGCGCCGGGCGACGGGAGCGCCATCGCCACCAACGGTCACCTGCACTCCGAAATCCTCGGACGGCTGACCCGCGCAACGGCCTGA
- the macS gene encoding MacS family sensor histidine kinase, with product MAESSGLQTPLWRAIAVFRIAALLYVAVLVVRNVGAYERPMLAWPVLAVMAGWTVFTTYAYAVPARRRPPLLIADLLITMAVLAASVWVVGRVALEEGRPTLAVAWHVAPVLAWAVAGGRRWGIAAALAMGITDLTVRAHYDQAAFTGTVLMVLAATAVGYLVGLAEVSQQRLERAVQLEATNRERERLARDIHDSVLQVLALVKRRGAGLDGEAGELARLAGEQEAALRTLVTGRTAERQDEHAEADLMSLLEPYASATVSVAGPAGAVRLPARVAAELAAAVAAALDNVVRHCEPGTKAWVLVEDEPAEVTVSVRDEGPGIAPERLDEAEEQGRLGVAQSIRGRIADLGGAVRITSAPGQGTEVELTLPRR from the coding sequence ATGGCGGAATCGAGTGGGTTGCAGACCCCGCTCTGGCGGGCGATCGCCGTGTTCCGGATCGCCGCGCTCCTCTATGTCGCCGTCCTGGTGGTCCGCAACGTCGGCGCGTACGAGCGGCCGATGCTGGCCTGGCCGGTGCTGGCGGTGATGGCGGGCTGGACGGTCTTCACCACGTACGCGTACGCCGTGCCGGCCCGGCGCCGGCCGCCGCTGCTCATCGCCGACCTGCTCATCACCATGGCCGTGTTGGCCGCCAGCGTCTGGGTGGTCGGGCGGGTCGCGCTGGAGGAGGGCCGGCCGACGCTCGCGGTGGCCTGGCACGTGGCCCCGGTGCTCGCGTGGGCCGTCGCGGGCGGCCGGCGCTGGGGCATCGCCGCCGCCCTGGCCATGGGCATCACCGACCTGACGGTCCGCGCGCACTACGACCAGGCCGCATTCACCGGCACGGTGCTGATGGTGCTGGCGGCGACCGCGGTCGGCTACCTGGTCGGGCTCGCCGAGGTGTCGCAGCAGCGGCTCGAACGCGCCGTCCAGTTGGAGGCGACGAACCGGGAGCGGGAGCGGCTGGCCCGCGACATCCACGACTCGGTGCTACAGGTGCTGGCCCTGGTCAAGCGCCGCGGCGCCGGACTGGACGGCGAGGCCGGCGAGCTGGCGCGGCTGGCCGGCGAGCAGGAGGCGGCGCTGCGCACCCTGGTCACGGGCCGCACCGCCGAACGACAGGACGAGCACGCCGAGGCGGACCTGATGAGTCTGCTCGAGCCGTACGCGTCGGCGACGGTGTCGGTCGCGGGGCCGGCCGGTGCGGTCCGGCTGCCCGCCCGCGTCGCCGCGGAGCTCGCCGCGGCCGTCGCGGCGGCGCTGGACAACGTGGTGCGGCACTGCGAGCCCGGCACGAAGGCCTGGGTGCTCGTCGAGGACGAGCCGGCCGAGGTGACGGTCAGCGTGCGTGACGAGGGACCCGGCATCGCGCCCGAGCGGCTCGACGAGGCCGAGGAGCAGGGCCGGCTCGGCGTGGCCCAGTCGATCCGCGGCCGGATCGCCGACCTGGGCGGCGCTGTCCGGATCACCTCGGCGCCGGGGCAGGGCACGGAGGTCGAGCTCACGCTGCCGCGCCGATAG
- the rsgA gene encoding ribosome small subunit-dependent GTPase A, with translation MGTPRDGGLKLPARKREYDEDDVRIRPGRSSRPRTRTRPKHEDAVDALVITVDRGRYGCVREDAEHLDELITAMRARELGRKSVVVGDRVALVGDTSGAPGALARIVRIAERSSVLRRTADDDDTTPEGRLERVVVANADQLVIVSALADPPPRTGFIDRCLVAAYDADIEPLLCLTKADLAGPEAVLDYYAELDLPYVLVKPDSDLTELRDRLAGRISVMVGHSGVGKSTLVNRLVPDALRAVGVVSAIGKGRHTSTSAVALRLPRVRRKGDPGWIIDTPGIRSFGLAHVSAESLLHGFPDLVEGTVDCPPNCGHAAGDVDCALDAWITAGKADARRLASYRRLLTSRAGEPDPRDQIE, from the coding sequence CTGGGCACACCTCGTGACGGGGGACTGAAACTGCCGGCCAGGAAGCGCGAGTACGACGAGGACGACGTACGGATCAGGCCCGGCCGTTCCTCGCGCCCGCGCACCCGGACCAGGCCCAAGCACGAGGACGCCGTCGACGCCCTCGTCATCACCGTGGACCGCGGCCGTTACGGCTGCGTGCGCGAGGACGCCGAGCACCTGGACGAGCTGATCACCGCCATGCGGGCGCGCGAGCTGGGCCGCAAGTCCGTCGTGGTCGGCGACCGGGTCGCGCTGGTCGGCGACACGTCCGGTGCACCGGGCGCGCTGGCCCGGATCGTGCGGATCGCCGAGCGCAGCTCGGTGCTGCGCCGCACCGCGGACGACGACGACACCACCCCCGAGGGCCGGCTCGAGCGGGTCGTGGTCGCCAACGCCGACCAGCTCGTCATCGTCAGCGCGCTGGCCGACCCGCCGCCACGCACGGGCTTCATCGACCGCTGCCTGGTGGCGGCCTACGACGCGGACATCGAGCCACTGCTCTGCCTCACCAAGGCCGACCTGGCGGGCCCCGAGGCGGTGCTGGACTACTACGCCGAGCTGGACCTGCCGTACGTGCTGGTCAAGCCCGACAGCGACCTGACCGAGCTGCGCGACCGGCTGGCCGGGCGGATCTCGGTCATGGTCGGCCACTCCGGCGTCGGCAAGTCCACCCTGGTCAACCGGCTGGTCCCGGACGCGCTGCGGGCGGTCGGCGTGGTCAGCGCGATCGGCAAGGGCCGGCACACCTCGACCAGCGCGGTGGCGCTGCGCCTGCCCCGGGTCCGCCGCAAGGGCGACCCCGGCTGGATCATCGACACGCCCGGCATCCGGAGCTTCGGGCTCGCGCACGTGAGCGCGGAGAGCCTGCTGCACGGCTTCCCGGACCTGGTCGAGGGCACCGTCGACTGCCCGCCCAACTGCGGACACGCCGCCGGCGACGTGGACTGCGCCCTGGACGCCTGGATCACGGCGGGCAAGGCCGACGCGCGCCGCCTGGCCTCGTACCGGAGGCTGCTGACCTCGCGGGCCGGTGAGCCGGACCCGCGCGATCAGATCGAGTAA
- a CDS encoding carbohydrate-binding protein: MPRHSLPPQPTWLRPRLVVAFVVATAGLATAIWLPTRNDSADASERDRAGNNDRRDRDRTPSLTTFADDFDGKRGSTVDPTKWSLNTDQADNGLSFRESTRNARLDGDGNLTIVLRREDEGGFSSARLLTKDRLRATSGHAEARIKTPEGDTARPVFELIGAGRQGFGSFDVLKDSLSDDFHTYAVDWAPGEAVLSVDGQEISRITPEGGLGTDQSFRLALSLSIADDRSGDGLPARMQVDSVSFSAANATEPPATEPPATEPPTTAPTTEPPATEPTEAPTTEPPTTAPTTEPTTEPPTTAPPATPEWAPFTDYVAGQPVKFKGVEYQVLETHTSLPGWEPTALPSLFKKL, from the coding sequence GTGCCGCGACACAGCCTGCCGCCGCAACCCACCTGGCTGCGGCCCCGACTAGTCGTCGCATTCGTGGTCGCGACCGCCGGACTGGCCACCGCCATCTGGCTGCCGACCCGCAACGACAGCGCGGACGCCTCGGAACGGGACCGCGCCGGAAACAACGACCGCAGGGACCGCGACCGGACGCCGTCGCTGACGACGTTCGCCGACGACTTCGACGGCAAGCGCGGCAGCACCGTCGACCCGACGAAGTGGTCGCTGAACACGGACCAGGCCGACAACGGGCTGTCCTTCCGGGAGAGCACCCGCAACGCGCGCCTGGACGGCGACGGCAACCTGACGATCGTCCTGCGCCGCGAGGACGAGGGCGGGTTCTCCTCGGCCCGGCTGCTGACCAAGGACCGGCTGCGCGCCACCTCCGGGCACGCCGAGGCCCGGATCAAGACCCCCGAGGGCGACACGGCGCGGCCGGTCTTCGAACTGATCGGCGCCGGCCGGCAGGGCTTCGGCTCGTTCGACGTGCTGAAGGACTCGCTCTCCGACGACTTCCACACGTACGCGGTGGACTGGGCGCCCGGTGAGGCGGTCCTGTCGGTGGACGGCCAGGAGATCTCCCGGATCACGCCCGAGGGCGGCCTGGGCACCGACCAGTCGTTCCGCCTGGCGCTGAGCCTCTCCATCGCCGACGACCGGTCGGGCGACGGCCTCCCGGCACGCATGCAGGTCGACTCGGTCAGCTTCTCGGCCGCGAACGCCACCGAGCCACCGGCCACCGAGCCGCCGGCCACCGAGCCGCCGACCACCGCACCGACGACCGAGCCGCCGGCGACCGAGCCGACCGAGGCCCCCACCACCGAGCCGCCGACCACGGCACCGACGACAGAGCCGACCACCGAGCCGCCCACGACCGCGCCCCCGGCCACACCCGAGTGGGCGCCGTTCACCGACTACGTCGCCGGCCAGCCCGTGAAGTTCAAGGGCGTCGAGTACCAGGTGCTCGAGACGCACACCTCGCTGCCGGGCTGGGAGCCGACCGCGTTGCCCAGTCTGTTCAAGAAGTTGTAA
- a CDS encoding glycoside hydrolase family 16 protein, which produces MLKTRKLLAAALVAACLTAGLVSTSRNDTAEAAIGGITWQDEFNGSAGAPIDSAKWKFDIGGSGWGNNEQQYYTNSTSNVSQDGQGHLAITARRENPANYQCHYGTCQYTSGRILTADKFTQRYGRFEASIKVPKGQGIWPAFWMLGGNNWPTTGEIDIMENVGNQPNTVYGTVHGPGYSGAEGIGGNRNIGTPLSNAFHNFAVEWSPNLIVWFLDGSEYFRVTPASLGGDQWVFDHAFFMILNVAVGGYWPGYPDASTVFPQTMLVDYVRVSAWTDGTTPPPSGSTALRSNFSNRCIDIPSGNPVDGARLQMWDCNGTAAQKWSFASDGTVRGLGKCMDPAGGALANGTPIQLVTCNGNPVQRFTLSAAGDLVNVSANRCVDIKEWNSANGAQLQLWDCGGTSNQKWTKA; this is translated from the coding sequence ATGCTCAAAACCCGGAAACTGCTCGCCGCGGCCCTTGTCGCGGCGTGCCTCACAGCAGGTCTCGTCTCCACCTCCCGCAACGACACCGCCGAGGCAGCCATCGGCGGCATCACCTGGCAGGACGAGTTCAACGGCTCCGCCGGCGCCCCGATCGACTCCGCGAAGTGGAAGTTCGACATCGGCGGCAGCGGCTGGGGCAACAACGAGCAGCAGTACTACACCAACTCGACGAGCAACGTCTCGCAGGACGGCCAGGGCCACCTCGCGATCACCGCGCGCCGGGAGAACCCCGCGAACTACCAGTGCCACTACGGCACCTGCCAGTACACGTCGGGCCGGATCCTGACCGCCGACAAGTTCACCCAGCGGTACGGCCGCTTCGAGGCCTCCATCAAGGTCCCGAAGGGGCAGGGCATCTGGCCCGCGTTCTGGATGCTCGGCGGCAACAACTGGCCCACCACGGGCGAGATCGACATCATGGAGAACGTCGGCAACCAGCCGAACACGGTCTACGGCACCGTGCACGGTCCCGGCTACTCCGGCGCCGAGGGCATCGGCGGCAACCGCAACATCGGCACCCCGCTCAGCAACGCCTTCCACAACTTCGCGGTGGAGTGGTCGCCCAATCTGATCGTCTGGTTCCTGGACGGCAGCGAGTACTTCCGGGTCACCCCGGCCAGCCTCGGCGGCGACCAGTGGGTCTTCGACCACGCGTTCTTCATGATCCTGAACGTGGCCGTCGGCGGATACTGGCCCGGCTACCCGGACGCCAGCACTGTGTTCCCGCAGACCATGCTCGTCGACTACGTCCGCGTCTCGGCCTGGACCGACGGCACCACGCCGCCGCCCAGCGGCAGCACCGCGCTGCGGTCGAACTTCAGCAACCGCTGCATCGACATCCCGTCGGGCAACCCGGTCGACGGCGCCCGGCTCCAGATGTGGGACTGCAACGGCACCGCCGCGCAGAAGTGGTCCTTCGCGAGCGACGGCACCGTGCGGGGTCTGGGCAAGTGCATGGACCCGGCCGGTGGCGCGCTTGCCAACGGCACGCCGATCCAGCTGGTCACCTGCAACGGCAACCCGGTGCAGCGCTTCACCCTGTCGGCCGCCGGCGACCTGGTGAACGTCTCCGCCAACCGGTGCGTCGACATCAAGGAGTGGAACAGCGCGAACGGCGCACAGCTCCAGCTCTGGGACTGCGGCGGCACCTCCAACCAGAAGTGGACCAAGGCCTGA
- a CDS encoding DUF5709 domain-containing protein translates to MRDNDYPTEVSDPEASGLPETADADSNAYDSVTSSRWADGRDPAALPGVGPGGSNRFGDTPAEALQGEPLAYHLRQEEPDFGAGDPSPDADHAYDETVEDSEQLRFDADVWGPGPTSDPNSAVSLYDDGQLDEEAPQPVGRLVATDEGYGFDDEADSIAYDAGAAGGGASAEELAMHETNAPDYR, encoded by the coding sequence ATGCGAGACAACGACTATCCGACCGAAGTCTCCGACCCGGAGGCATCGGGCCTGCCCGAGACCGCCGACGCCGATTCGAACGCGTACGACTCGGTGACCAGCAGCCGATGGGCCGACGGCCGCGATCCGGCCGCGCTACCGGGTGTCGGGCCGGGCGGCTCCAACCGCTTCGGCGACACCCCGGCGGAGGCGCTCCAGGGCGAGCCCCTCGCGTACCACCTGCGCCAGGAGGAGCCCGATTTCGGCGCCGGCGACCCGTCTCCGGACGCCGACCACGCGTACGACGAGACCGTCGAGGACTCCGAGCAGCTCCGCTTCGACGCGGACGTGTGGGGGCCGGGCCCGACCTCGGACCCGAACTCCGCGGTGTCCCTCTACGACGACGGCCAGCTGGACGAGGAGGCACCGCAGCCGGTGGGCCGCCTGGTCGCCACCGACGAGGGCTACGGCTTCGACGACGAGGCGGACAGCATCGCCTACGACGCCGGCGCGGCGGGCGGCGGAGCCAGCGCCGAGGAGCTGGCCATGCACGAGACCAACGCGCCCGACTACCGCTAG
- a CDS encoding response regulator yields the protein MVVDDHPMWREGVSRDLTAAGYDVVAATGEGRQAVRIAAAARPDVVVLDLQLPDVSGVEVINGLLEAVPGVRVLMLSASGEQQSVLDAVKAGASGYLLKSAAQAEFLDAVGRTAAGDTVFTPGLAGLVLGEFRRLAVEPATPDAMTPKLTERETEVLRLVAKGLSYRQIAERLVLSHRTVQNHVQNTLGKLQLHNRVELTRYAIEQGLD from the coding sequence ATGGTTGTCGACGACCACCCGATGTGGCGTGAGGGCGTGAGCCGCGACCTGACGGCCGCCGGCTACGACGTGGTGGCCGCCACGGGCGAGGGCCGGCAGGCGGTCCGCATCGCCGCGGCCGCGCGGCCCGACGTCGTCGTGCTCGACCTGCAACTGCCGGACGTCTCGGGGGTCGAGGTGATCAACGGTCTGCTCGAGGCGGTGCCGGGTGTCCGGGTGCTGATGCTCTCCGCCAGCGGCGAGCAGCAGAGCGTGCTCGACGCGGTCAAGGCGGGCGCGAGCGGCTACCTGCTGAAGTCCGCCGCGCAGGCCGAGTTCCTCGACGCGGTGGGCCGCACCGCCGCGGGCGACACCGTCTTCACGCCGGGCCTGGCGGGCCTGGTGCTCGGCGAGTTCCGCCGGCTGGCCGTGGAGCCGGCCACCCCGGACGCCATGACCCCCAAGCTGACCGAGCGCGAGACCGAGGTGCTGCGCCTGGTGGCGAAGGGCCTGTCCTACCGGCAGATCGCCGAGCGGCTCGTCCTGAGCCACCGCACCGTGCAGAACCACGTGCAGAACACGCTCGGCAAGCTCCAGCTGCACAACCGGGTCGAGCTGACCCGATACGCGATCGAGCAGGGCCTGGACTAG
- a CDS encoding transglycosylase domain-containing protein, whose amino-acid sequence MRGRDHHFVTNVTSLLICGLLAGIAVAAAAFPAVAMSGLAAKAGSEGFASLPSELKQATAPQLTRVFAADNKTPVAVFYDEFRSEVPLKDISVNMQNAIVAAEDHEFYTHNGVDLKGAARAMVNNSGKQNSKQGASTLTMQLVRMSLSYTATSPQEVVDATKDTPARKIAEMKYAMQIEKKLTKQQILERYLNAAPFGNGAYGVYAASQVYFRKPPKDLTIAEAALLAGMVKAPTGFDPTTTIGYPKALDRRNWVIGNMRDLGYATPQEATDAIAVKLGHTTQRTGNGCAAVKNNSWGFFCDYFYRWWLSRPEFGRNPYDRERRLKSGGYTIQSSLDIKAQAAARENIADRIGVKDRDALLLAAVQPGTGRVRALAANRRFKLDDGHNKLSSDPAKADKNIRGSYPNTTNPLLTGGGDITGYQAGSVFKMFTMVAALENGFPLAYPINTTYRYKSSYRDSPGCGGGFYCPSNASKSEKGPYNMWTGFGSSVNTYFVPLEEKVGAEKVVDVAQRFGVQFRAPNDEEMATKYAEDWGAFTLGVSASTPLDMANAYATLAGDGKYCTPTPVQQITTLTGEKLDVGKPNCRQVTKPDVARAALDAARCPVGDSAQLGGCHGSTAGGARGIVGHPIFGKTGTTDNDKTASLIVGTSSMVVAGYLVNPDYQNHPYRLSHDVVNPAVEYTLRDIMKGKARVQFKRPSGNKIAQGEQRSIPGFGCISVADAIAKVEGAGFTATPGTEVESDCPKGQAAGTEPSGRTIKNGFVSIQISKGKPGAKPGPSTPAAPR is encoded by the coding sequence ATGCGCGGACGCGATCACCACTTCGTCACGAACGTGACTTCGCTGCTGATCTGTGGCCTGTTGGCCGGTATCGCCGTGGCCGCGGCCGCGTTCCCCGCCGTCGCCATGTCCGGCCTCGCGGCCAAGGCCGGCAGCGAGGGCTTCGCGAGCCTGCCCAGCGAGCTCAAGCAGGCGACCGCGCCGCAGCTGACCCGGGTCTTCGCCGCCGACAACAAGACGCCCGTCGCGGTGTTCTACGACGAGTTCCGCAGCGAGGTCCCGCTCAAGGACATCTCCGTCAACATGCAGAACGCGATCGTCGCGGCCGAGGACCACGAGTTCTACACGCACAACGGCGTGGACCTCAAGGGCGCCGCCCGCGCGATGGTCAACAACTCGGGCAAGCAGAACTCGAAGCAGGGCGCGTCGACGCTGACGATGCAGCTCGTCCGCATGTCCCTGTCGTACACGGCGACCTCACCGCAGGAGGTCGTCGACGCCACCAAGGACACGCCGGCGCGCAAGATCGCCGAGATGAAGTACGCGATGCAGATCGAGAAGAAGCTCACCAAGCAGCAGATCCTGGAGCGCTACCTCAACGCGGCACCCTTCGGAAACGGCGCGTACGGGGTCTACGCCGCCAGCCAGGTCTACTTCCGCAAGCCGCCCAAGGACCTCACCATCGCCGAGGCCGCGCTGCTCGCCGGCATGGTCAAGGCGCCGACGGGCTTCGACCCGACCACGACGATCGGCTATCCCAAGGCGCTGGACCGCCGCAACTGGGTCATCGGCAACATGCGCGACCTCGGCTACGCCACGCCGCAGGAGGCGACCGACGCCATCGCCGTCAAGCTCGGCCACACCACCCAGCGCACCGGAAACGGCTGCGCCGCCGTGAAGAACAACAGCTGGGGCTTCTTCTGCGACTACTTCTACCGCTGGTGGCTCAGCCGCCCGGAGTTCGGCCGGAACCCGTACGACCGCGAGCGGCGGCTGAAGAGCGGCGGCTACACGATCCAGAGCTCGCTCGACATCAAGGCACAGGCGGCGGCGCGGGAGAACATCGCGGACCGGATCGGTGTCAAGGACCGCGACGCGCTGCTGCTGGCCGCGGTCCAGCCGGGCACCGGCCGGGTCCGCGCCCTGGCCGCCAACCGCCGCTTCAAGCTGGACGACGGGCACAACAAGCTGTCCTCGGACCCGGCCAAGGCGGACAAGAACATCCGCGGTAGCTACCCGAACACGACGAACCCGCTGCTCACCGGCGGCGGCGACATCACCGGCTACCAGGCCGGGTCGGTCTTCAAGATGTTCACCATGGTCGCCGCGCTGGAGAACGGCTTCCCGCTGGCGTACCCGATCAACACGACGTACCGCTACAAGTCGAGCTACCGCGACTCACCCGGCTGCGGCGGCGGCTTCTACTGCCCGAGCAACGCCTCGAAGAGCGAGAAGGGCCCGTACAACATGTGGACGGGCTTCGGCAGCTCGGTCAACACCTACTTCGTCCCGCTGGAGGAGAAGGTCGGCGCCGAAAAGGTCGTCGACGTGGCGCAGCGCTTCGGCGTCCAGTTCCGGGCGCCGAACGACGAGGAGATGGCGACGAAGTACGCGGAGGACTGGGGCGCGTTCACCCTCGGCGTCTCGGCGTCGACCCCGTTGGACATGGCGAACGCGTACGCCACGCTGGCCGGTGACGGCAAGTACTGCACGCCGACGCCCGTTCAGCAGATCACCACGCTGACCGGCGAGAAGCTGGACGTCGGCAAGCCGAACTGCCGGCAGGTCACCAAGCCGGACGTGGCCCGGGCTGCCCTGGACGCGGCGCGCTGCCCGGTCGGCGACTCGGCACAGCTGGGCGGCTGCCACGGCTCGACCGCCGGCGGCGCGCGCGGCATCGTCGGCCACCCGATCTTCGGCAAGACCGGCACGACCGACAACGACAAGACGGCCTCGCTGATCGTCGGCACCAGCTCGATGGTCGTCGCCGGGTACCTGGTGAACCCGGACTACCAGAACCATCCGTACCGGCTGAGCCACGACGTGGTGAACCCGGCGGTCGAGTACACCCTGCGCGACATCATGAAGGGCAAGGCGCGGGTCCAGTTCAAGCGGCCGTCGGGCAACAAGATCGCCCAGGGTGAGCAGCGCTCGATTCCGGGCTTCGGCTGCATCAGCGTGGCGGACGCGATCGCCAAGGTGGAGGGCGCCGGCTTCACGGCGACGCCGGGCACCGAGGTCGAGTCGGACTGCCCGAAGGGTCAGGCGGCCGGCACGGAACCCTCCGGCCGGACCATCAAGAACGGCTTCGTCAGCATCCAGATCAGCAAGGGCAAGCCGGGGGCGAAACCGGGGCCGAGCACACCGGCCGCCCCGCGTTAG